The Vigna unguiculata cultivar IT97K-499-35 chromosome 11, ASM411807v1, whole genome shotgun sequence genomic sequence AATTGAAACCCTATCTTAGTACGTATCTGTAAATTTGTGGCAGGAAGGGGCACAGATTGGTTTTGTTTGGAAACTGCTATTATTTTTCTGAGATTGGACACTTCATAATTCTCCTTTTTGTTCTGTTCTGCCTTCTCGTTCCTTTGATGCCTAATTGTTTGTTCATCACCTTGCATTTGAGtggaaaattttcatatttacatTTCATGTTGTTCCTGTAAATCTGGATTTTCATTGACCCTCGTTTGCCTTTGTGTAACATAAGAGCTTGTGCTCGCCAACATGCCTATTGTTCTCGTTTCCTTTCGCCGCCTTCGTTAGTCTcttttattgtgataattatGTAGTCATTGACCCTTTAATAAAAGTCTATCGCGTTGCGGCCGTATAAGTCTTGTGACTCTTGTCTCATTGCACGGCTTCCACTGAGATTCATTCGCTGCGACCCCTTGTTTGGcctttctttttgtttcctCCTTTCGATATGTGTATACTTCTTCCCAGGATTTCTTCTGGCCTCtgtgccttcttcacagttgcCTCACGAGCTTCTTTCATTAGTTTCATAAGATGCCTCGGGGAAAAGCAAATTCTTCATCAGCTGCTAAGCCATCTGACTCTGAGAAGCCAGTTGAATCTGATGAGAAGGTTGATTTTGAGGAGGAAAATGATCCAGAAGAAGCTATGGAAGAAGAAATTGAGTAtgaagaagtagaagaagaagtggAAGTGGAAGAGATAGAAGAGGAGgtggaagaagaggaggaggatcCAGAGGAGGtagaggtagaagaagaggaagaggaggaggaagaggaggaagaagaggaagaagagattGAAGAAGTGGATGAAGAGGATGCCATGCAAAACCATAGCAGTGATGAAGCAAAGGTGGAAGATGAGGACGAGAAGAAAAAACATGCCGAACTCCTTGCTCTTCCTCCTCATGGGTCTGAAGTATACATTGGTGGCATTCCTCATGATGTCTCAAATGAGGATTTGAAATCTTTTTGCGAGAGAATTGGGGAAGTTGCAGAGGTAAGTCTGTGCCATTGTTGCTGTATTGTGCTCATGTTTATAGATAATGTCATCCCCTAACTTGAATTTTGAGGAAAATAGGTTCGAGTAATGAAGGGAAAGCATTCCAGCGAGAACAAGGGATTCGGTTTTGTAACATTTAGAAGTGTGGACTTGGCTTCTAAAGCCATCGAAGAGCTGAATAATACTGAATTTAAGGTAAGGTGTTAATCTCAGACATTAAGCATTCATAACTGATATTCCTTGTAAGTTCATTGCTTTGTTATTACTACTCTAGTATTATAAACATTGCAGATGCTTCATGCAAAAATTCTTAGCCACAATGCTTTATGCAAAAATTCTTAGCCACAATGCTTTATGCAAAAATTCTTAGCCACAATGCTTTATGCAGATTCTTTGTTGTTCCTAACTCTGTTAATGATCAATTCTTTaagggtaaaaaaataaaatgttctaCATCTCAAGCCAAACACCGTCTTTTTATTGGCAATGTTCCTAGAAGCTGGGGTGTGGAAGATCTGAGGAAGATTGTTTCTGAGGTTGGACCTGGAGTTACTGGTGTGGAACTAGTCAAGGTATGTACTTTTCTGTTGTgctatgctttccatttccaCATTAAATTATAAGTGTTGTCTAGGGATTTTTGTTCTAGTCATTCCTAAATCATCATGATAGTCATGCCTTGCAAGCTTTATTATACTGCTTTGGCATTATGCCCAGCTACATGTACACAGGAGTTAgcaatgtgttttttttatttaattgctCTTATATTTCTGTTTGTTCAATCCTTTATTTCAGGATATGAAGAACACCAATAACAATCGTGGCTTTGCTTTTATTGACTATTATAATAATGCGTGTGCTGAGTATTCTAAGCTAAAGATGATGAGCCCAACATTTAAGCTAGGTGAGAATGCTCCAACAGTGAGCTGGGCTGATCCTAAAAATGCCGATTCCTCTGCTGCATCTCAGGTTTTGACTCACATGTCTTCCTTCTCTTAAGCTTGGTTGATAATTGATAGTTATGGTTAAAGTTATGAGAAACTTTTTAGCTGACTTATGTGGTACACAAGCTAGATTTTTTGGTTTATCGGTACAATAGGATAAACCCTTGAAGGAAATTTGTTATATTGTGAATTTCagatttccatttatttttagtgaaaaGTAGTTTGTATTGCTGGAGAGAAGGAAGTTAAGGTTTGCTTATTGGGAAAGAAATAGAGGATAAAGTGGTGTTTTTAAAGGTGACAGCGATCGAGGACAACAACCACCTTTTAATAGGAACTGATAATAACTGGTATGAGCAGTCATGTACTGTTAGATGCTAGTATAATAATATCAGTCATGTTGGCAGTTATGGATAGAATATGTGCTAGAAAATAACTCGCATTTATTAGAATTAGATACTACTGTGATGACAGTTATTCGTAGAGAATAACTGATGGCAGTTATTTAGAAGTTGTAGAGTGTGTAATTAGGCAAAGGGGATTGCTATTTGCAGTTTTTTTGCCGAGAATAATACTGTGTAGGATGTCTGTCGGACAGCAAGTGCATTGCTACATTGTTTTTGATTTCATGTTCACCGTGCTGGTTCACCTATTGGTGCTCTATCACTTTTAGATTCTAAAGTTTTGAAGATCAAGGAGGGTTGTTGGCAAGATTGTCAAACTTGAAAGTTTACGTAAACTTGTGAAAACCGGGTAAACACGAGTCGTAAATTCATAAGAGTTTACTTTgacatgaaaaaattatataaacaataaaatccTAATTCAAATCAGTCcacaaaattatataacttaaaacataaagaagttcatacaaatattataaaactaattcaAATGTTTAGTGTCTATGCATAATCATCTAATCCTCTAATATCTAATGACATcatcacccattaatatcaatCCCATGTTTCCATCTAATATCTGACCTGTTCTCTAGagcatttttacttttatttttaatagatgaAGATGCACGTGGATTGCTCTCAATTAAATTAGAACCATTCCTAGACATCCtgttttaatttcaattcacttcaaaattccaaaataaaaagtaatctAAGTGCAGGCAGAGGGAAAAAGGGTTATAAAATagcttataaaaaaaatttcactatggtaataaaaaataatcctaATTGCTGATAAAAAATTTTCACAGTGATGACAAAAGGGACATAAGGGTTTGCAGAAGGGACAAAAGGATTTAGTGCTGCAAAATGAAAAATGCAAATGTGAACAGGCACGAAACACGAATAACTGAGAACGAAAACCAGATGCGAGGGGCAAGGTGGACTCAACCACTGCAAGAAGCGACGACCCACAGCAAGCGACGACGACCCACGGTGAGCAGCAATGACCTTGGGCAACGGCGACCACGACTGTGATAATGGCTGACGGAAATTGCGAGTGATGACGCCAAATCGAGAGCAGATTGTTGCGTTAATGGAATCGCAGAAGACAAAGGAAGAAGATGGGCTTCGTGAGTGACCCTAAATTAGAAACTCCTAATCTGGTGAGCCCTAAAAACGACTTtgttttacattaaaataaaatctcgtCGAACTCGCCAAATTGGAAGCAAGCTCGAGAGTTCGATCGAGACTATTGATTCTACCACCAATCCCATGATCCTACACCAAAACTGAGTTTGCTTCCGAGTTAACTCGAAAGTACTGAGTGAACACGCAAATTCGTCCGAGTTAAGGAGTTAACTCACGAGTTTGATAACCATGGTTGTTGGAATTCAAGAAATTATTACAgccaaataacaaaaataaagaataaggtTGAATGATCACGATCCACACCCATTGTTGTGGGGAGAGACAAAAAATGAACCAAAATTAGTGAGAGAAACAGATACTGAAATAGTCAAGATCAAGATGTTGGTCAGCCATTTGAAAGAGTGGAAATTTTGGGGTAAAGAGACCATCTTcaacagaaaagaaaattgaaatgctGAATCAGACGGGATGGAACAAGTGACAGCCATGGAGGTTTGTGTTTCATGCTGTCTGGTCAACCCTTCACTGTCAACCCCCAGGCTGACTTGGATTGACCATGCAGGCCAACAGATCATCAATGTCGGGTGATCTTTGGATCTCATGGAAGCTGCTGAATCAGCCACTGCCAGATCTACCAGAATTGGTGCACAGCCAACTGGAAGAGAGTAATGGGACTGAGACATAATGGGAGATGCGTTTCAGGTTTTAGGAACTTGGTAGCAGAATAGTGACAGATTACGGTCATGGAGAATCTTACTGCTTTGATACTTTGATGAAAAAGAGTAATTTTGTTTGGgctaaaatttttttttttttttggctcaGTGCATCTTTCTTTATATCATGGGGGGATTGAATAATACGTACAATAACTAGTCAAGGACTAATTACCGCTACTCACTACTTTTGAAACTATAGGACTAATATCCTAACATGAGCTAATTGTGCCAATGGATGTTGAGACGGTGTATTTAGCTTTACAGGAgctgtcaaatagtctatattatAACTTAGTACATTGAGTGCAAGAGTTAATTAATAGTAATTAAGTATTAATAGCATTACTACATTAATTGTTATAACTTACAAGTGACTAATATTCTGTCATACGCTATATGCTACTGAATGTAGACTACTATGCTGTTGAATATGGACTATATTTCAACCGTTTATATCCTATGTGCATTACTCTGTAAACAAAGAATTTAATAAAGTTGCACATGGGTGAACAGGTGAAGGCAGTATATGTGAAGAACCTGCCGAAGAATGTAACTCAAGAGCAGTTGAAGAAGCTTTTTGAACGTCATGGGAAGATAACTAAGGTGGTTCTTCCACCAGCAAAATCTGGACAAGAAAAGAACAGAATTGGCTTTGTACATTTTGCAGAGAGGTCCAATGCTATGAAAGCACTGAAAAACACTGAAAGATATGAATTAGAAGGTAGCACATTGTCTAACCTTTTGTGATTGTTTTTGTGAATGCTTGTCAATATTCATTAGCTTTGTTCTATGTTTCAGGTCAAGTTTTAGAGTGCTCTTTGGCAAAGCCACAGTCTGATCAAAAGTCTGGAGGGTCAAACACACAGAAGCCGGGACCAGGATTGCTTCCAAGTTATCCACAACATGTCGGTTATGGTTTGGTTGGCGGTGCCTATGGTGCACTAGGTGCGGGATATCATGCTCCAGGTCTTGCACAGGTGAcatgtttttcatttgtttttccATTAGATGCTTGTTTCCAGATCTAACATCACTATATTATggtctttatttttgtgttaacaGAAATCACTATATTGATGCTAAATAATGGAATTATAGAACTACTAACTTCTACAGAATCTAATCCTTATCGCATTGCATTTAAAGAtgttcaataatatattttaaattacattagaAATCATGCATATGCTTCACGAAGTGTATTTACACACAAGGTGATCTATGTACTATATATGTGCTATTGATCATCACATCTGCTATCTATTAATCTGAGATTCTGATGGCTGGAGTTGTATCTGCTGCAGCCATTGCTATATGGAGGAGGTCAAGCTCCCGCCGGAATGGCCATGATGCCCATGCTTTTGGCTGATGGACGAATTGGATATGTCTTGTAAGTAGAATTGTTGCTCTAAATGTATTTAGCTCGTTATATCATTATGATGTTTTGTATGAAGTTCCAATGGAAGAGTGCGACACCTAATTGCCTCTGAGAATTTGTTTCATCATGCAGGCAACAACCAGGAATGCAACCACAAGCCCCATCTTCACATCATAGAGGTGGCCGGAGCGGTGGCAGTGGGGGTGGCAATAGGAATGCTGGCAGTTCTAGTAAGGGAAGGCACAACAATGATGGCGGTCAAGGCCGCAGATACCGCCCATATTAGCGGTCTTGATATAGATAGTAGCACTTCCTTCTCTCAAATGTACTTGGGCTTTTATAAAGCTTATTTATTGCATTAAAATGTgctacatattttttaattaaaaatttattcagTGTAGATTAAATCTTGATGTCAAGGCGTTTAACGCGTAAGTTGAATGAATTTGGATTCTTCCTGTGTTGATAAATTAAAGACTTTTTTGAacggaaaaagaaaaaaaactgatGCAGTCCTTTCTGTGTATTATTATCGAGAATAAAACCCAATGGTATTCCATCAACTGCCATAATCACTGGTAACAGCCCACTGATTTAATTTTTCATGGATTTATTCTTTGATATACGCTTGTATGGACCCATTATATTTGAAATACAAAATtgttacaattaaaattatctaCAAAGCTTCGTGATTGGTGCCACCGTCAAGAATTTATATTAGAACTCCGGTAGTGGCATTCCAATATAATGACCCTTGAACTATCTTACATAAACTTACCCCAACTTTGAtccaaaacaaatattattaattaaaatttattaaagatcACAAAAACTATACGTCTTCTCTTTTTCAAAGATTCTCATTTATGATTTAGGTTTTCAAAACATtgtaaataatgataaaatgcaCGCGCTAAAGACTTAAAAGGTAAGCTTTTCTGAGATCATCCTGCAATTTTGTTCACCGTTCCTCTGCAACTTCTTTGTTACACCCATTGTGAAAGAATGTAactcataaatataaatatttagtatCCTTTCTTACCTAAAATGTTTCTGTCATCAAGGATGTAGGGGGGGTGTTTTACCGAGAAAAATCAAAAAgctatattaataatactaagtAGCATCCAATTGATAAGGGGTCACGCACATTAATTATCAACATACAAAATTAAAGACCTTGTTCAGTCACAACATAATGCAGTTGCCTTCATCGCAGTAAATAATTGGTCTTATTCATCGTCTTCGCCCTCACCTTTATCAGAACCCTCCGCTTTATCAGATGACTCGTCGTTAATGGAAGCCTCACCTTTGTCAGATGACTCAGCTTccaatttccttttctttctctgcTCTTCTTCTTTTCCCTTTCCCACAGCCGCTTTCTTTCCAACATTCTTCTTCCTAAACTCTGCTAAGCAACGAAGATAAAGCATTAGGCTACAATACATAAGCACAGAAAATTACCTCTTCCAAAACTAACTGTCTGTGAAGTGCATTCGCTAGTAAAATCAATACAAacatacaactacatatatcaGGCATTTccaatatgaaaaataaatggcATAAAATCTTTGGACATTACTAATGCAAAACATTACAAAGTATTGTCTTGTATGCTTCAAATGTACAATCCTTCTTCTAGTCTCCCACTACTGTATATATGTacttatttatgaataaaataacagATCCTCCTAATATCTTTGAACCAAAGATTTTCCTCTACACTTCATATCAATAATGGCGTTTGGTTTGGCATTAGGAGTCCTGGACCCACGTTTCAAATGcgaaaaaaactaaaactattTAGAGGAGCTTCAACTTGACAGTGAATCATGTATCCGCAGTTAACTAGGCAATACACGACCAACCATGCACTAACTAATCCTCAGGTTCCACTTCATATCTTCGAACCTATTACTTTCCACTAGACTAACTAATCATGCTTTTAGCAGAACTACAGAGAACAAACTTATTAACAAGCCAGGATCATATGTTAAAgctgataaaataaaacaaacttaaTCTCAATAAAAGAGTCAAACAAATTAGAATAAGAAGAATGTCCAAGATGGACATATAATTGAGATTAACTTATATATCTCTCATGTGGCTCCTCTCTCCccatagagagagagagagagagagagagagaacatATCAAGTGAGAGGATTTTCATTATGAGTGACTGAAAGAAGTGAATATTGGCCATTGAATCAGATCACAAAAACTTAAGATTATATGATCTTCATACAACTTCTAGTCCTCTCAGTATCTCGATATGTCACAATGTTCTGACTTTCAGAACAAGGTAATTTCACAAGAACTTGACAAGTTCCAAAAAAAATGAATCAGAGCTAGTAGACCCTGATCTGTGGTGCTAACCAACCAAAACATTTTAAGTGATTAAAAGTAATCTACCTTCAAGGGAAGCTTTTAGAGGACGAATAAACTCAGAGAACTCGGTTTCTTCAAGAGCTTTGAAAACATCTTCAGCATTGACAATTTGTCTCTTTGACTCCTTACATATGTCATTAGCCCTACATCACACCCATCACATCAGCTAAGGTCACACACATTCATACCATATCATTCCATAAAAATACCCATCACTGTTCTgttttttctatctattttttttcttccattcttaCTTTCTTCCACTGTTCAAACCATCTATTTATCAATCACCCAATTCGAATCCTAAGTTTTCTAAGTAGGGGAAAAGGGATTCGATCATCAAAATTGACAATTTTCAGTGAAATTAATTAGGGGGAAGGGGTTCGAGGGCTTACGTGGCGGAAAGGTAGTGGATGAAGATCCTACCGCTTTCTGAGAATGCGAGAAGACCATCTTTGCTGACGGAAATTTCTCCTTCTTCAGAGCATCGGGACAGTTTATCCTTCACAACACGGCGCACGATAGACCGGGGCAGCTCATCCGCCTCAGCCATTCTGTTCTTCGAATCGGAATTGGGAATTGGAATGaatttagggttagggttttctaCTTACACATCTTTTCCCGccattttcaatttcttttttcccatgcaatgattattaaaattaacatttatatttaatggACACGACAAGTAAGATAAAATatcagaaaatatatattttacacatgaatataaaataaaccaataattaaaagtttttgaTTTTGAGGAAAGTGATCTATGTATAGAATTAAGTCTggtaaaaaatatagataataatgaattttattaataacagaatatatattactttaaatgTCAGAAACTTGTAGCATACATTGAACatcaaactaaataaataataataaaaaatatttgtaaaatagcAGAAAAATGTTAAGAGATACTTCATTAcgacaaaatatttataaatatttgtattattattgtaatgttttaaaacttctatattaaaataacatatttcaaataCAAGTGCACATGTTTTAGTATTAGTACGGACACATATTTCTGAATGATTATAAATTGAAGACTTTTCGATTACTGAAATTAATAgacttaaataatttaatatttaaaataaaagacattaagtaaaatcataaatttattcttattaaaaattcttatttaaaaaacaggatattaaaagttttaatgaaaataaaataaagacaataatgtttcaaaatggttgcaatagtaaataatttattctaagGTAGAAAAAAACAAGTGTAAAACTAGCATATTAATACAAACAAGTGTCACTTATCtgcttttacttttttttatgacaatgaaacctaaaaatacaattaaaaaattaattagtataagaaaattaattttaaaattattaaaattataaatacataaaaaaatatttataatttttatcatattataattatttgatagaAACCTtcataaattattgttaaaataaaataaaactaaataatcctacttttataattattcaagatattttctaaaaataaaaatttgagacACAAAACAGATAATTCATGGAATGTAATGATCgattctaataataatatctcaaacatatttaaaatcGAAACATTAACATTGTCTAAgatcaaaaataaagtttcaaaAACGATTTCTTGGTATACACGAgaataaaatttcaaagataAACTATTATTTCCTTAATTTTAAACATGAACTATTATTTCCTtagttctaaaaaaaaaaaaactcaaaatactCTTTTCTTATATCTCGATTATACTCTCAATAATCTTATATCACTTAAGagttaaagataatttaaatatacatttttttcaaaactttgagATGAATTGGGAAAGAGTTataagtacttaataaaaaaattataaactaataagATAGATTATTTATTCCCAATAAATATATGGAAAGTGATtggtaaaattaaattatcatttctgataaaaaaaatggaaacatgctaatcaattattaattataagatAGTAAGTCTCAATAATTTTAACAGCAATTTTAGAGAACTAATACAAATAGTTAAAATTGAATGTAACtagttaaatgaaattaactttTACTCAGTTaattggttaaaatatttttctaaaaggcTGTGCCCAAATTAGTTGAAACAAAAGAAGGAGttgataacaaaaaaaagaagtttttttctttgtgtgtgTTGGGGGTTAAATTGTTGGTTCAAATATCTACCTCAAAATCCAATATTTTATTCAGTGGATCCAATATACATCATAGTTCTCTTATTTTctgaaaattaacaaataaactAATAGTTGTTACAAAAATCACTATACTCTTTTTTACACCCCAATTTCTgagatttattttggtttttgatACAAGTGTATGAATGATTTTAACAATGATGCATCTTCCATTTTCACGTGAAGTGTAGGATTTTCCTTGGACAAATGAAGAGAAAGTTGAGCTGATTTAGTTTCCTTCTCTCTGCAATCAAAACCAATAACATGTAACCAAATGATTTGACTTAGAGATTTATATTCAATGCAGTAAAAAATctgaagaggaaaaagaaaaagcataAAGCTTTAACAATATTTAAGCACAGTTTGAAAGATCTCTCAGACTTATAATGCTTTAACAACTGCTAAATCCAATTACAAGACAAAAAGGtacacatattttttattttcactttttgtTTGAAACGTGGTGCAACAATTTTCCTTTATCAATAATactaattcagaaaaaaaaaaagagctcTTTTTAATGCACCAAAAAGTTCTGGTACACATGGAATTAGTGTTTGAGCTGGAAATTTTCCAGTGGATGCTTTTCTTTTACCTGTCAATTTATCTTATCAGATTTGAAGCAATAAGGCTATAACCAATGCATGCAACAATTCACTTTAGGGTCAGAAACATGTCATGTTCATGTCCAAAAGCTATTAGCAGCTAGTGTTGTGAAATATtcctaatgttttttttttttccagaaaaagaaacaagaataatTCTTGATCAGGTTCCTTGATTGAAAGTTTTAGCCACTAAAATGCTTTTAGTTGTTTAGTCATATCTGATACTCAAGCACATAATTATCCAACACTGTCTTTTGACATTGAAACAATCGACACAACACATGAGCATGAACATGACTTCACCAGTAGATATACGAAAAATTAACCACTCCAAGTCTGTTAGGTATTTTTCATTAGTCTATAATCTTTTTCAATATATTCTGATTTTTGTTTAGTTACCATACTACATCCTGCATctgaaattttgaaagaaaaattgactTTTTCTCACTCTGAAACCACACTCTTCCACATTCACTGTTTGTTTCATACTAAGTGGACTAAATGGTTTATATCTGATACATCAACCATTGAAAAGAGGTACATGGCATGGGAAAATGGCAGGTATatgattaagaaaaaattatggaaATTATTGGAGCAAAAGGGAGATATATGTGAGATAAGTTAACACTAATAAATCAGAGCCATGGATAAAACTTGTGGGGTTTGAAATTCTAACTAGAGGTTCTGAgggattttctttttaatctgATGCAACTGATTTGGACTTTTGTTCAGCTGAAGACAAGAAGAATTTCATTCACAGAAGGATTCATATGCATGATTGCAAGTGGGAGATAAGGAAGATGGAGActcattatcttattttaatattcaaaagaGTAATGAAGGTTTTCTTGGGGTAGTTAAGGTCGGCACAAGAGTCCACTTGTGACAAGCATGAATTTGATAGCATTTGACAGGTTCTactttaattgatattttgacaGAACCTTTCTATAATTATGTTCCAAAAACTtctacattaaattattttgttctaATTTGTACGTAACTAGAAGTGAAGATTAAAGTGATGACATCAACATAAATTTTCCTTTGAAGCCTTGGACTGAACTTTCTCACACaaccatatatttttttcttcttcagcAATTTAACCATATCATACTGAGAGAGTATCAATAAccttgaaaataaaatacaaggaaaattattcaaatgggaaagaaaaatactagaaaaaattaaacttttttctcACCTTAATAGTTTTGTATGACAAGATATGACGTATGGAAATTCCTCTGTTTTCTCATGAGACTTCCCTTCTTCTGATCACCATCTTGAAAGCTCCAAAGCAAAGATGAAGCTTACAACTATGCATACAAAAAAATTGACTGACAAAATCTGCAGATTGAGAAGATGGAAGCATTAGATACATTAGAACTATTGAATCAAAATATCCAATCTATTAGCCATATATTAAAAAAGGGATGAAAATTTTTAGATGTAGGTTAAAGTTCCATCATGTTTCTACTTACATTGGATTTAGCTGCCATAGGCATCTGTGGAAGATAACCCTTCAATCCAATGTTGTAAACTGGAGTACCATTAGGATAGTAAAGGCCATAGTTTCTCTCTGATGCTGGACCAGGCTTCAAATCCTCATTAAAAAGTGCAAAGACATATATATCAATAGGAACAGATGGTTTTGCAGGAGTGCCTTGTTTCTGCTCTATCCTTTTGAGCAAGTTACCATTGTACAGTTCTGCATTCTGTGGTGTAGCTCCAACCTCATCAGGGTCACCATTAGAAGGCCAACCAGTCTCAGAAATCCTCACTTGAATGTCATCATGCCCCATTTGTTTGATGGCAGCATAGACAGCATCAATTTGAGCATATAACATGTTGTCATATTGCAAATTGGTATTTGGATCAACCGTGCCTTGATTTGGCTGAAAAAGCACATAATTTAAGGGAACCATATTTGGGTTGTCTTTGTATGTAAAGAAAGGGTATGCATTGATGAGGAAAGGTGAGTTGATTTGAGCATGAAAATCAAGAAGGGGTTGGATATATTGTGCAAGATCTTCCCTAAAAACCCCAGATGAAGGAGGGTAGGAATTGGATAATATGTTGAAGGAATGAGCAGTTGTGACAGTAACTTGCTGGTCCAGTCCAAGATTAACAAGGGCATCATGCACAGTTTGCATTGCTGGAAGGAGGTTCAACATTAGCTGAGTATCATTGCTGTTGAACACCTCATTTCCCACAGTGATGCAAGTGATTTTGGTCTGCGAGAAGTAAGGTTGGACATGCTGCTGAATCCAAGTTTGAGCTTTGGAAGGGTTTGTCATGTTCTCAAGGTACTCATTTCCAAGTCCTATAACGAATTCCACATTGGTTTCTGAGAAGGCCACTAGAACATTTGGATCAGCATCATACAGTTTGATCCTACTCacattcaaagattttataagaacaGCTACTTGAGATGGAAGAGGTAAATTGTTGGCTATCTGTCCGTAGTTGATTCCAAAACCAAGGCCATGGATTTTCACCAACAAATCTGCAACACATTtggaagagagaggaagaaaaaaaaaaatcagcttACAATGCTTAATGCAGTTTCACTTGCACAAATGATCAAACATTGAATCGACAAAGCTCTCCAAGTCAGATTAAATATTGAACAATGTGGAGAATAGAAACTATTCCAAGTTGAGAGAATGAATTGGCTAAAACAATGGTTGATTCCTCATATAAAGCTATTCTGATCAGAATAACTCAATAA encodes the following:
- the LOC114169425 gene encoding heterogeneous nuclear ribonucleoprotein Q-like — protein: MPRGKANSSSAAKPSDSEKPVESDEKVDFEEENDPEEAMEEEIEYEEVEEEVEVEEIEEEVEEEEEDPEEVEVEEEEEEEEEEEEEEEEIEEVDEEDAMQNHSSDEAKVEDEDEKKKHAELLALPPHGSEVYIGGIPHDVSNEDLKSFCERIGEVAEVRVMKGKHSSENKGFGFVTFRSVDLASKAIEELNNTEFKGKKIKCSTSQAKHRLFIGNVPRSWGVEDLRKIVSEVGPGVTGVELVKDMKNTNNNRGFAFIDYYNNACAEYSKLKMMSPTFKLGENAPTVSWADPKNADSSAASQVKAVYVKNLPKNVTQEQLKKLFERHGKITKVVLPPAKSGQEKNRIGFVHFAERSNAMKALKNTERYELEGQVLECSLAKPQSDQKSGGSNTQKPGPGLLPSYPQHVGYGLVGGAYGALGAGYHAPGLAQPLLYGGGQAPAGMAMMPMLLADGRIGYVLQQPGMQPQAPSSHHRGGRSGGSGGGNRNAGSSSKGRHNNDGGQGRRYRPY
- the LOC114168920 gene encoding DNA polymerase epsilon subunit 3 isoform X2, with the translated sequence MAEADELPRSIVRRVVKDKLSRCSEEGEISVSKDGLLAFSESGRIFIHYLSATANDICKESKRQIVNAEDVFKALEETEFSEFIRPLKASLEEFRKKNVGKKAAVGKGKEEEQRKKRKLEAESSDKGEASINDESSDKAEGSDKGEGEDDE
- the LOC114168920 gene encoding DNA polymerase epsilon subunit 3 isoform X1, whose amino-acid sequence is MAEADELPRSIVRRVVKDKLSRCSEEGEISVSKDGLLAFSESGRIFIHYLSATANDICKESKRQIVNAEDVFKALEETEFSEFIRPLKASLEAEFRKKNVGKKAAVGKGKEEEQRKKRKLEAESSDKGEASINDESSDKAEGSDKGEGEDDE
- the LOC114168242 gene encoding glucan endo-1,3-beta-glucosidase 14-like isoform X1, which codes for MMMIRSVITSCSFFVSTILFLLSISDLLVKIHGLGFGINYGQIANNLPLPSQVAVLIKSLNVSRIKLYDADPNVLVAFSETNVEFVIGLGNEYLENMTNPSKAQTWIQQHVQPYFSQTKITCITVGNEVFNSNDTQLMLNLLPAMQTVHDALVNLGLDQQVTVTTAHSFNILSNSYPPSSGVFREDLAQYIQPLLDFHAQINSPFLINAYPFFTYKDNPNMVPLNYVLFQPNQGTVDPNTNLQYDNMLYAQIDAVYAAIKQMGHDDIQVRISETGWPSNGDPDEVGATPQNAELYNGNLLKRIEQKQGTPAKPSVPIDIYVFALFNEDLKPGPASERNYGLYYPNGTPVYNIGLKGYLPQMPMAAKSNILSVNFFVCIVVSFIFALELSRW
- the LOC114168242 gene encoding glucan endo-1,3-beta-glucosidase 14-like isoform X2 produces the protein MMMIRSVITNLLVKIHGLGFGINYGQIANNLPLPSQVAVLIKSLNVSRIKLYDADPNVLVAFSETNVEFVIGLGNEYLENMTNPSKAQTWIQQHVQPYFSQTKITCITVGNEVFNSNDTQLMLNLLPAMQTVHDALVNLGLDQQVTVTTAHSFNILSNSYPPSSGVFREDLAQYIQPLLDFHAQINSPFLINAYPFFTYKDNPNMVPLNYVLFQPNQGTVDPNTNLQYDNMLYAQIDAVYAAIKQMGHDDIQVRISETGWPSNGDPDEVGATPQNAELYNGNLLKRIEQKQGTPAKPSVPIDIYVFALFNEDLKPGPASERNYGLYYPNGTPVYNIGLKGYLPQMPMAAKSNILSVNFFVCIVVSFIFALELSRW